In the Bacteroidota bacterium genome, GGAATAATAATGAAGCCACCGCCTGCCCCGAGAAAACCCACGATCGTTCCGATGAGCCCGCCGGAAATAAAAATGAGCACATACCTGAATCTGCGTGCTTCTGAGTAATCATCTTTCCGGATCACTTTCGGCGGCCGTATCATAAATACAGAAGCGAGGATCATGAGCGCGGCAAAAAGAAAAAGAATGAAAACATCTTTTGAAAAAATAATTCCGAGAATAGATATGCTTTCCGGAAATGCCGGCATCACTTTCACGCGCATGAAATAAGTGGCGGCTAAAGAAGGTAATCCGAAAAAGAAAAGCGCTTTCCACGAAATGAGTTGTTTCCTGATGTAACCCAACGCGCCTATGAATGCAGAAACACCAACCACAAAAAGAGAATACGTAGTGGCTTTCGAAGAAGAAAGATGAAGCATGTAAACAAGAATGGGCAACGTTAAAATGGATCCGCCTCCGCCGAATAAACCAAGCAGGATTCCCATGATGAACACCGTGATGTAAGCGAGAATTATCATTTTAAATTGCCCGTGAAAGTAAAATATTCTCCCGAATTGTCTCGCCGTATTCATTCACTGCATTTGCATTTTCTGCAACGTGTTAAAATGTGCAAACAGATGGCCTCAAAACATCAAAAGTAAATTTCTTATATTTGTATAAGCGCAACAAATGAAAAAGACATTCATACTTTTCTTTGCATTTGTTTTCCTCGTAGAAACACTGGGAATTACAATGAGTATTGCTTACTGCCCGATGCAGAAGAATTACTCATTTGCTTTGAGCGGTAATGCTTCCTGTTGCTGCAAAAAGAAAGACCATAGCAAATGCTGCACCTCAAAAAAAATAGTTTTCCAGAAGATCAGCAGCAGTTACGTTTCTACCGGAAGCCAGCTTGCGCCGGTATCTTTCGATTTCATTAATTATTCTCCGTCTTCTGCGGCACACTTCTCTTTATTGGTCAGCCGCCAGAATTCAAACCTGAACCGTGATCATTCTCCTCCAGGCCGTTCAGTCGCGCTGAACATCCTTCACGGATCTCTTCTCATTTAAGTTTTCCCCTTTTAGTTTTCTTCGTTTCATCGCGGAACGAAGCCATTCCTTTTATTTAAAAATTCATGATCATGAAAAACAAAATCATTGTGCTGCTTTGCTGCGTTCTTGTATTCAGCATTGCCGGCGCTGCACAAAGTGCAACCAAAACAGATACCATTAAAGTATATGGTAATTGCGAAACATGTAAATCCAAAATTGAAGGATCGCTGAAGAAAAAAGACGGCGTCATTTCAAAAGACTGGAACACGGAAACCAAAATGCTGATCGTGACTTACGATCCTTCGAAGATCACGATCAAACAGATCGGTGAAAAAATTGCTGCCGTAGGTTATGACAATCAATATGCCACTGCACCGGATGCTACTTATAATGGTTTGCCGAAATGCTGCCAGTATGAGCGGCCGAAAAAAAATTAGTATCACGTAATTGAAAATGGTACAGAAACTCATTTCACTTTCTTTCCGTAACCGCTGGCTGGTTTTACTTTTCAGCGGGGGATTACTCGCATGGGGAATTTATTCCATGAAGCAGAATCCTGTTGACGCCATTCCTGATCTCTCGGAAAACCAGGTGATCGTTTTTACGGAATGGATGGGAAGAAGTCCGCAAGTGATCGAAGACCAGATCACGTATCCGCTTGCATCCAACCTTCAGGGAATTCCGAAAGTAAAAAACATCCGTGCGACTTCCATGTTCGGGATGAGTTTTGTTTACATCGTTTTCAATGACGACGTGGATATTTATTGGGCGAGAACACGTGTGATGGAACGATTGAATTATGCGCAGCGACTTTTGCCGGAAGGAGTAACGCCTACGCTCGGCCCCGATGGCACAGGCGTGGGCCATGTGTTTTGGTACACGCTCGATGCGCCCGGGTATGATCTCGGGGAATTGCGCGCGTTGCAGGATTGGTATGTAAAGTATGGTTTGCAAACGGTGAATGGAGTAAGTGAAGTGGCATCGTTCGGCGGATTTCAGAAACAATACCAGGTGAATATCGATCCGAACAAATTGAACTATTACAATATTTCGCTGATGGATGTTCTGAAAAACATCAAGGCGAATAATAATGATGTGGGCGGAAGAAAATTCGAGATGAGTGATATGAGTTATATCGTGAGGGGAATGGGCTACATCAAAAATATTTCTGAAGTAGAAAATATTCCTGTTGGGAAAGACGGCACCACACCGATCCTTGTAAAAGACATCGGCACGGTGCAGATGGGCGGCGATCTGCGGCTCGGAATTTTTGATGAGAACGGCGATGGTGAAGTGATAGGCGGAATTGTGGTGATGCGATACGGCGAAAATGCCGATAAGGTGATCACCGATGTAAAAAAGAAAATGGCGGAAGTGGAAAAAGGTTTGCCTTCGGGAGTGAAATTCAAAATTGCCTATGACCGCAGTGAATTGATAGAAGCTTCCATTTCGTCGGTCAAGAAAACTATAATAGAGGAAATGATCGTTGTTTCGCTCATCGTGCTTTTATTTCTTTTTCACTGGAAAAGCGCGCTCATCATCATCCTACAGATCCCGGTTTCAATTGCTGCAAGTTTTATTTTACTACAGGCATTCGGCATTTCATCAAACATCATGTCCATAACAGGAATAGCGCTTGCGATCGGGGTGGTGGTCGATGACGGAATTGTAATGGTTGAAAATTCATACCGGCATCTTGCCGAATCGGAACAAGATTCCAAAAAATAAAATCAAAACAAATAAAACCAAAAACAAAATGAAAAAAACAATTCTTATTTCCATCTGCGCACTCACACTCGCATTCGGCGCATGCAACAGTTCCTCTTCCGGAAAAACAGGAGGCGATTCTGCAAAGATCAGTGCGTTCGACACTGCTAAACTTACGAAAGGGTCAACTTTCTACCAATGCACAATGGATCCGTCTGTTGTTTCTGATCAGCCCGGCAAATGCCCGAAGTGCGGAATGGATATGACAAAAGTTGAAAAAAAATAATACGGTGAACGAAGAAAATAAACATAAAGAAGAAAAGCGCCTTGCCATTATAGAACGTGCCAGTCACCAGATCGGCAAAGGCGCTTTTTATTCCACCATCATCATAGTGGCTTCCTTCCTTCCTGTTTTCCTGCTCACGGGACAGGAAGGAAAATTATTTTCTCCGCTTGCGTGGACCAAAACTTTCATTCTCATTATCGATGCTTTCATTGCAGTGACACTTGTGCCGGTGCTCGCCTCTTTTTTCCTGAAAGGAAAATTCAAACCCGAATCCAAAAATCCGGTGAATAGTTTTCTGCAGAAATTAT is a window encoding:
- a CDS encoding sulfite exporter TauE/SafE family protein, whose translation is MIILAYITVFIMGILLGLFGGGGSILTLPILVYMLHLSSSKATTYSLFVVGVSAFIGALGYIRKQLISWKALFFFGLPSLAATYFMRVKVMPAFPESISILGIIFSKDVFILFLFAALMILASVFMIRPPKVIRKDDYSEARRFRYVLIFISGGLIGTIVGFLGAGGGFIIIPALVILANLPMKKAVGTSLGLIFINCTIGFGGDIIKCNQPDWNLLLAFSGVAVTGILFGLWLSKYISGAILKNIFGWVILVLGISIIAFEAYKLNSSSL
- a CDS encoding heavy-metal-associated domain-containing protein, coding for MKNKIIVLLCCVLVFSIAGAAQSATKTDTIKVYGNCETCKSKIEGSLKKKDGVISKDWNTETKMLIVTYDPSKITIKQIGEKIAAVGYDNQYATAPDATYNGLPKCCQYERPKKN
- a CDS encoding efflux RND transporter permease subunit, which codes for MVQKLISLSFRNRWLVLLFSGGLLAWGIYSMKQNPVDAIPDLSENQVIVFTEWMGRSPQVIEDQITYPLASNLQGIPKVKNIRATSMFGMSFVYIVFNDDVDIYWARTRVMERLNYAQRLLPEGVTPTLGPDGTGVGHVFWYTLDAPGYDLGELRALQDWYVKYGLQTVNGVSEVASFGGFQKQYQVNIDPNKLNYYNISLMDVLKNIKANNNDVGGRKFEMSDMSYIVRGMGYIKNISEVENIPVGKDGTTPILVKDIGTVQMGGDLRLGIFDENGDGEVIGGIVVMRYGENADKVITDVKKKMAEVEKGLPSGVKFKIAYDRSELIEASISSVKKTIIEEMIVVSLIVLLFLFHWKSALIIILQIPVSIAASFILLQAFGISSNIMSITGIALAIGVVVDDGIVMVENSYRHLAESEQDSKK